In one Arachis duranensis cultivar V14167 chromosome 9, aradu.V14167.gnm2.J7QH, whole genome shotgun sequence genomic region, the following are encoded:
- the LOC107467944 gene encoding uncharacterized mitochondrial protein AtMg00810-like, whose translation MIINGDDVDSISDFKASLYRTFEMKDLGSLSYFLGLEVISTDDGIYLSQAKYASDLLAGAGIIDSRTESTPLESNVQFTPMDGTVLDNPILYRQLVRGLIYLTITRPDIAYLIRVLSQFLLTPMLIKLVIPLIVVLLLVTICFLPTLSFLGVLRSKRSLLALADTTAEVISVRWLLEDLSVPQSSPTDVFCDNRSAIQINTGSNC comes from the exons ATGATCATTAATGGAGATGATGTTGATAGTATCTCTGATTTCAAGGCCTCACTTTACCGtacctttgagatgaaagatcttggttctCTCAGCTATTTTCTTGGACTCGAGGTCATCTCCACCGATGATGGCATCTATCTCTCTCAGGCTAAGTATGCTTCAGATCTTCTTGCTGGCGCTGGGATTATAGATAGTCGGACTGAGTCTACTCCTCTTGAGTCTAATGTTCAATTTACCCCTATGGATGGCACTGTTTTGGATAATCCAATTCTCTATCGACAGTTAGTTAGAGGTCTCATCTACTTGACTATCACCCGACCAGACATCGCCTATCTGATTCGTGTACTTAGCCAGTTCTT GCTTACTCCGATGCTGATTAAGCTGGTGATCCCACTGATCGTCGTTCTACTACTGGTTACTATTTGTTTCTTGCCGACGCTCTCATTTCTTGGCGTGCTAAGAAGCAAACGTTCACTGCTCGCCCTCGCTGACACCACTGCTGAGGTTATCTCGGTTCGTTGGCTCCTCGAAGATCTGAGTGTTCCTCAGTCGTCTCCTACTGATGTTTTTTGTGATAACCGCAGTGCTATCCAGATT AACACTGGATCAAACTGCTGA